One Dama dama isolate Ldn47 chromosome 18, ASM3311817v1, whole genome shotgun sequence DNA window includes the following coding sequences:
- the LOC133072942 gene encoding olfactory receptor 2A12: MGSNQTWTSEVILLGFQVDPELEVFLFGFFLLFYSLTLMGNGVILGLICLDSRLHTPMYFFLSNLAIIDISYASSTVPKMLANLIMQKKTISFAPCILQTFLYLAFAVTECMSLVVMSYDRYVAICHPLYYSVIMSWRVCTVLAATCWIFSFLLALVHISLILRLPFCGPQKINHFFCQIISVFKLACADIKLNQIVLFVGSVLVLVGPLGLVLLSYARILAAILRIQSGEGRGKAFSTCSSHLCVVGLFFGSAIVMYLAPKSSHSQEQRKILSLFYSLFNPMLNPLIYSLRNAEVKGALRRFLEKRSL; encoded by the coding sequence ATGGGAAGCAATCAGACATGGACCTCAGAAGTCATCCTGCTGGGATTCCAAGTTGACCCAGAACTTGAAGTTTTCCTCTTTGGCTTCTTCTTGTTATTCTATAGCCTCACACTGATGGGGAATGGGGTCATCCTGGGGCTCATCTGCCTGGACTCCAGActgcacacccccatgtacttcttcctctcaaACCTGGCCATCATTGACATATCCTATGCCTCAAGCACTGTCCCTAAGATGCTGGCCAATCTTATAATGCAGAAGAAAACCATCTCTTTTGCTCCGTGTATACTTCAGACTTTTCTGTATTTGGCATTTGCTGTCACAGAGTGTATGAGTCTGGTGGTGATGTCCTACGATCGgtatgtggccatctgccaccccTTGTATTACTCGGTCATCATGAGCTGGAGAGTGTGCACTGTCCTGGCTGCCACGTGCTGGATTTTCAGCTTCCTCTTGGCTCTGGTCCatatttctctcattctgaggctACCTTTTTGTGGACCACAAAAAATAAACCACTTTTTCTGTCAAATCATATCAGTATTCAAATTGGCCTGTGCCGACATCAAGCTCAACCAAATCGTCCTCTTTGTAGGCTCCGTGTTGGTCTTGGTCGGGCCCCTCGGCCTGGTGCTGCTCTCCTACGCGCGCATCCTGGCCGCCATCCTGAGGATCCAGTCAGGTGAGGGCCGCGGaaaggccttctccacctgctcctcccacctctgcGTGGTCGGGCTCTTCTTTGGCAGTGCCATCGTCATGTACTTGGCCCCCAAGTCCAGCCATTCTCAAGAACAAAGGAAGATTCTGTCATTGTTTTACAGCCTTTTCAACCCTATGCTGAATCCCTTAATCTACAGTTTGAGGAATGCAGAGGTGAAGGGTGCCCTGAGGAGATTTCTGGAGAAGAGATCGTTGTGA